The Chrysemys picta bellii isolate R12L10 chromosome 16, ASM1138683v2, whole genome shotgun sequence DNA window GCTCTCAGAGTACTGGGCCCCGGCAAATCCGGACccttggggggagagagacacatgCTGCAGGGTTAGCGATGTCTCTGCCCCAGCACACTAGCCACCAGGAGTCAGTCTCTGCCCAGCCCATGCTGACGGATGCCCAATACTGGGAGGGGCACATCACCCCCAAAGGCATCCAGGGGAGGTGGCTGTCTCCTCCCCTTTGTAACAGATTGGTGAGTTCccacaggactggggcagagatcCGTTCCCAGGGAGCATAGCACGGAGCCGGGCGGCTGCACAAACCCGGGGATTTCTGCCCCAGTTCTCACACTTGGTGGCAAACCGGCCCTGGTGAGCCAGCACCACACTCCTGCTTGCACATCACTGTGACTGCATAGGGCTGCAGACAGCATGACCCATGGGGCCCTCCCAACACAGACCCATCCTGGGCCAGGCCAGACAGTAGCTGGCACTAGAGACGGAAGGGCAGGGAGGCACTtggcttggggaaggggaggctgccccaagcaaaggGGTGAACCGGTGAGGCTGCTGTGAAATTGACCGATAGCAATGGGGGGCGCATACCTCTCCGTCCAGCAGAGGCCACATGCAGCACCGTGTAGTTTTTGAAGACGCTGCTCCGCCCAAACACCCGGATCTCGCAGGTGTACGTCCCACTGTCGTCCGCCTGTACATCCTGCAGCCTCACAGAGCCGTTCTTGCGGGCCACATCCCCCAGCCACTGCACTCGGGGCCGGAAGCGTCCCACAGGAACGCTGTGGTTACTGTAGTAGTAGAAGACCATCTCCTCCTGCAAGGGGATATGGCTCGTCATGTGACCAAGATAAGGGTGACATGTGATTGGATGCCAAGACACTCCCAAGTGTGAACTTAGTTCCTCTGAATATCCTCCCCGTCTGCTGCTCCGCCTGGCACCCCCACCCATACGCCTCATCCTGCCCTGGCGGGACGCTCTTCCGGGGTGAGCGGTATCACAGCCTAGGTCCCACTGGCTCTCTGCTGAAAGGCCCAACAAGGGGTCAGTCAGTCCCAGTTGATATGGTGGATTCTGTAACTTGAGCACCTAGGAACTGGGCTGAGGTGCATCAAAATCGCCTCACCCAGCGACCTCGGCGCAGCCGTCGGCCGGGAACAGCCTCTCTCCCGCCCAGCGACCTCGGCGCAGCCGTCGGCCGGGAACAGCCTCTCTCCTGCCCAGCGACCTCGGCGCAGCCGTCGGCCGTGAACAGCCTCTCTCCCGCCCAGCGACCTCGGCCGTGAACAGCCTCTCTCCCGCCCAGCGACCTCGGCGCAGCCGTCGGCCGGGAACAGCCTCTCTCCCGCAGCGACCTCGGCACAGCCGTCGGCTGGGAACAGCCTCTCTCCCGCAGCGACCTCGGCACAGCCGTCGGCTGGGAACAGCCTCTCTCCCGCAGCGACCTCGGCACAGCCGTCGGCTGGGAACAGCCTCTCCCCCCTGGGCTGAGTTGGATTTCCAGCTCCCTTAGAAATTGCTGCTCTCTCTAAGCTGGATGGGATGAACGCTATCTCGGCCCCCAGGCGTCCCATTTGCCCTGGACCTGGGGTGCTCCCCTGGGCCTTTCCCGGCGATTGGACTCACCACCTGAGTACTGTTTTCCGGCATATGTATCCAGTCCACTTTGGTCACATTCCAGTCCCCTGGCACCAGGCTTTGGAAGAAACATTCCAGCAGGACAGAGTCCCCTAGGCGAGCCTTCAGCTTGGGGCAAGTGATGACCCGGCCAGCCAACACGCCACCGTTCTCTGCAGGCACCAAGGAAGGAAGAGGGATGAGCCCAGAACTGAAGAATCCAGCACAGTGCAGAGAACAGCAGTGCTGCCTGGGCCTGCTCATCCTCGAGacatcccttccaacccagaGACCAACCCCCTCCCCGCATCCAGCCTGGCagaccctgctcccttcccacaggcagggcccttccccaccctctgactgcaCAAAATGCTGCACTCCTAAACCAGCTCCTTCACAAAACGTCACCAAGACCTGGGGAGCCAGGGCAGTTCCTTCCCGCCAGAGGGAGGGTCCATGCAGCTGTTCcactgccagagccagccctggggccaaGTCTCCCCAGGCTGCTGGTAGAGTCATAGAGCCTCCCGACCGGGACATCAGAGCCAGCAGAGCGGGCTttccttctctgccctcccagcagcACCAGAGCGGGAGCCCTCGGACCGGGTCGGTGGAGGTGAGGGGCATTTCAAAGGACTGGAAGCAACGTCACGTGCAGGCCCACTGCTTTGCACACGTCACAGCTTGTTACGCCCAGACTGGGGCCTTGTCCCTCCACAGCCTGAAGCCAGGGTGATGCCATGATGGCCTGCTGCTAACCTGGCCTCTGGGAAGTGGGCAGAGCTGAGGATGAAGTGCTAGGTCTGCTATTGCCCCCCTAATGGGCATGGCCTCCCCTAGGGCCATGCTTCCGATTCACGCCTCGTACCCTCCATGGCAAGGGCCCGTGGTGCAGCCAAGACACAAACTAAATGCTTCTGGCCCAGCCATTCCTCAGGACAGGCTCATTGCCGCGAGCCCCCAGCACTGCTGCCCTGGCACCTCGCCCTGGGAAGATCCCTTTTACCAAGTCTTAGGGGTGGAGGGGTGTCAAAAACTGCACCCCAGGATTCATACTGGGCTTGCGCCAGCTGGGACAGGACGAGGCCACTTCGCTCTGCTCCACGGCGGCAGTCTTAGCGCTGCCAGTCCAGACATTCCAGCtaagccgggcagtgcagccccACAGGGCCGGTTCTCCCAGCAGGGGAATCCCAGCCTCACTTCCTGTCGGCGGAGGCACGTCTGCATGGAACAGGCAGTAGGAAATCACTCCTCGCACGAGCCCCAGCCATGTTGCTCTTTTGAAGCAGAGGGCTCTGGTTCCTCATGAATGGCTTTCGTGTACCACTGCCTATCACAGAGTATCTGAGCACTCACACTCTAACGCagttcccctcccagccccccagggaggcagggcagggctattatctCCATTGTGCAGAGGGAAACTGacacagagactaagtgactggcccaaggtcccataggaagtctgtggcagagcagggatttgaacccaggtccctAGGTCTTAAActagtgctctgaccactggacTGGCCTTGCATCCTTGTGACGAGGATCATTCCAGCACCCTGAGCCTGGCATAGCACCAGGGCATCGGCTGCATTTTGTGTGTGAATGTCCGTTCTCACAGCGCTTCCCTGTttgcttccccacccccggccctgaaGCTCTCAGACCCAGCTGGCTGTGTCCTCGGCTTGTTTGCACAAGCAGTGACACAGCTATTGCTCAGAAGGCTGCTGGAGAACCCTGGCAGAGGAAACGAATGGAGCCGCGTCAGCATGTCCCGGCCTACGCTGGCACAAAGCGCAAGCTGGAGACCCGAGGCACAGGAGGGGTACATGACTTGCCCCAGGCCACACTGACTCAGTAGCAGGCCTAGAAGAGTTCCAGGCTCCCAGACCCATGAGCTCCCTCACAGTGGatggcctgggctctgaaattcgCTGTCATGGGGATCTCTaagcaaagggaggggaaagcaggCAGTGTTTCCAGGGGTGCAGGCGAGGGGGGCAAAAGCAGGATCTCCGCTTACCCAGTGACATCAGTATCCGCATGAGCGTCAGGGCAAGTACCATTCTCATTTCACTCTAAAAAGGGGAGAGACAAGTTAACACCAGCTGcatgggcccctgctctctccaggGGATGCACAGCACCTTAGGCACAGCCTTGGCCCAAGCTTTAACAAGACGCACACCTGAACCATGGCAAAGCAGGTGCCAGGTGGCAGGGGACTTTCTGGTGACTGCGCTATTGCGTTGGTACAAACTCCCTTTAGGTGACAGGCAGGGCTAGAAACCACCCCAGTGAAACCCCAGAGAGTAGAGCTCCCACCTTCGGGAGCAGTTCCCTCCATCACTCTGTCTAGTAATTGTATCACAGCCACATCCCAGCCTATCGCCCACAAGAAGGTGATTCGGAGATGAACTAGGTTGCTGGACTGACACTTCCTTTGCTTTCACTGAGATGGATTGACCTATAAATCCCTGAGGCTGAGGGAGTAGTTTAATGAATCCACCAAGTCCCAGCCATTACAACACTCTTTGAAAACCAAGAGGCAGCTGTCAGATACGTTTCTGGTTTGAGACAACTCTGAGCTATGTGAAGGGGAAGTTGACGAGAGCTCATGCTCTggttttaaaatttccttttgtGTAATGAACTTTGAGCTTGGTTTGAGGCCTAAGGTTTCTGTAGAAATAGGAGGTGGTTAGGTTGGGTTCGTTCACAGATGCTGAGGGAGGTAATAGGAAGTAAGTGTTTGTCTGAAGATTAAGGCGTCTGGATTGTTAATATCAGCATAATCTCCCTGTTAAAGAGTGCTCCGGAAAAGTCTGAGCCCCCCTCAATGCGGTCAGATCACACAGTAACACCTTTAGTCACTAGCAACAAGGGCTGATTTCAAACAGTGTAAACCTCTATAAGGAGAACTTCTTTTGGGACCCCTGAAATGTCCCATTTTTTACTAAATGAATAAAAAATTGTAATAATGACTGAAAGTTTGTTCCAGCTGCATTTCTGCATCAGACAGAATTAGCTCTGTGTTTACAGGCACAAATCAGTGGAAGAAGCATTCAGTGTGACACTGTGTTCCAAGCGAAGAGAAAAGCTGAATGAATGCAGGTACACTCAGAGCTGCGCTTTTGCTCAGCATCTGATGAACTCTTTAAGAACAAGAAGTTCTTGGGAAAAAATCCTCCAGTCTGTGAAATACACACGAGTGTCGCTATTGCCAGCTTTGGATTCAACAGTAAGAATAGCAAACTAGACACATACAACACATGCACAGTCTCTTGTGTGAGAATTTTGTTACTCTAAAAACTGTCACCACTAAATCAGcctgttttttattttgaaaatcttcTCCCTTTCTGTCTCTCATTCCTGCGGCCCTGGACAAGCCAGTGCCCCTAAAACAAATTTCAATATGATTTTGAGATGGGGTTTATCAATCCCCAAGAAACAGGGATGCTAATGAAAAGGAGCTAGAGTAAACCTGCCTCGTGTAGTAGATTTAAAGTAAAGTCGTGTTTATTCCTGACCGCTCTCAGAGAATAAAAATCACTGCTTTCAGCACTGGTGCAGTAGGAAGCAACGAGTGACCAGTCCGAGGTATTTAGATGGCAAGGATGGCAAGCTCTgtgaggcagagactgtctcctTTGTGCTCTGCAGAGCTGAACACCCAAACAACAGTAACCAGTGAACATGGATGGTACACACCTGGGGATGTAAGAGAGAGTGTGTTGGCTGTATGCATGTGCTATGGAATGGTCTGAAATGATAAAATGCTGGGATAGTACAAAACCAATCGGGAGAGGAAAATTCCACACCCAGTCTGCGGATCCTCACTACAAAGGATTTCACCTCTTCTCACAGACAGACATCGCTGCAGATTTCTTTTCCTCATGCAACTGTAGTTGCACAGCTCCGTGAAAACTGATaaagcccctgcagctcccggaaTGGAACCCAGAGCCATCACCAGCTGCCAATGATGCAAAATTGCTTTTGAGATTGAGAAATGAAGACTTTCCAAGCTGCTCAAGTGCTTGGCTAAATACAATGGTATAAATGGACCCTGCCTTCCATTGTCCTCTGTGTGTTTGTAGAATCAAAGTCCAGCTAGCAGTAGCAAGGACCTCTGTAATTCTCCTTGCTTGTGCTTCTCAGTAAAGAAATGTTTGTAAAAAGAATTAAGTATTTAGAATCTGCCTATTACAGTTCTGCCTGAGAGGTCTAGCCTGCACTCAGGGCTTGCTTGGAGCATGTGTTGTACATACGTATGATAAACAAAGCAAAACTTCATGCACACAGCTCCAAAATCCCTGGCTGCAGCATTCCCAGTGCAGGTTGGTCACGCTCCTCCTAATTCTCATGTGGGGCTAGATTGTCATAACAACCTCTCCAGTTAAGCACTTAAATAGGGGACAAGTTTCCAGAAGTGCTCACTATCCAGCAGTTCCTATCGTGACACTTATGGACAGAGTTTCAAAACATCTCAGCACCTAACAGGCCCCCAATCACTGAGCTCATTGGAGAATCTGACTCTTAGCATCACCAAATCCTCCATGTATTTATTACCTTATTACTCAGAATCCCATCACTGACTCAGTTTAAGTATTTCCGCACAGCAAATCTGGCAGCAGGTGCTGTGTGTTGCAACTGACAATGGAGTTAGCTCATTGGGGTTCTGTCAAGTACATTATGACACTAAGATATCACAATCCTTCCATGGTATAATTGTCCCTCGCAAGAACCTTAACTCAATGGATTTGGAACCAACAGTGCCCTTCTGTTCTCCTGCTATTGAGCACTGGGAGCTTTCAGCTGCTAGGTAGCTGAGCTCAGAGCATTTAAACATTCCCGACCTCTGCTCTCAGAAAGAAAATGAATACAAATTATTCAGACACTCACCAGAGAGTTTGTAGCAGACCTCCAGCTTCTCACGCAAAGTGTCCTCCGCTGACTAATTCAGAGACCTACAGAGCTTCTATGATGGCCTAAGCGAATCAGATGCTTGAGGTTGCACGTGCGGGATTTATAACGTAGTCTGTTTCAGATCTATTTGTTCCATTTGCAGGGAGATGGTCGCTTTAAAGTTAAAAGGGGAAGGTGCTAACAATCAGAAGGCAGACAGGGTTTTGGTGAACAAAGGGGAAGAGGATTGTAGACAGATACTTGTAGATACACACAGCACTCACATTACCAGAGGAAAACCTGCTAATCACTACTTAGAACGTGCCTGAAATCCAAACTTTTAATCACAGCAGACCGCTCCAATCAAATTTACTAAACATATCCTCTTAATGGGGCCACAGATCCTCAAAATTCAGCTCCCTGGCCTCCCCTTACTCTTAGCCTGAGCTCCTGGGACAAAATAAGTTATAAAATAACCAGCTCAAGGAGGGATGAGGCTCAGAACCCCAACGCAGACGGTCGCTGTATGAATAGTATAGCCCAGCTTATGTCTTTGTGCCAAGAAGCCGCTATTTAAATGCTAACTTTTATGAAGTCATGTGTTTGATGTCATGCCACTCGCTTTACTGTTTAGATTCTGACTGGAAAGGCAGGATACTTGGCATACACAGTTATCTGCTCTGTTGACAATTACCTTCCCCACCCTGACTCCCAATTTCAACAGCACTGTAAtcggggtcctagtggggagccaactatggtcactcaattagggtgaactgcaaagaatggggcagataatCCTCATAaaactggtggatattccaatacttagatttaccaaccagcacaaaacagcttctttattaccttactggttactcagaagttcaAACACCACAGTTCCCTCAGGCCCCCATCCAGGTGCACACGTCAAGTATGgtgaaaatttctgtaaaactTATTTCCTCATATAAAAAAAagggttctaccaatcccaaaggatctgACACATTaactcccaggttaatgaatattccagatcttacccaaatacacgctacagcccaTTCTTATTaaactaaactttattaaaaaacaagagagagtcTGTTAAAAGTTCAATAcgcatacagacatgagttcaatttattgaggttcagattcatagcagagatggtgagctttgtagttgcaaagagttctttcagaaatagttcataggtccAATGTCCAAAATCATATTCAGGGCATACCAGCATAATTGGGACCTCAATCTTGTgcctcaaacttcccctgatgaagcctaagcagatctgtgatgacagaatcaggacccaatgATCTTTtgtacaatttcatgtcttttgacaagttggagttcaaaaggtaattagcatgactttgaaggaggtccatcaccagtACTTAGCTGTAGAATTAACATAaagccatttgcttgttcctccaccattcacagattatttTCTATACATTTCAAAAAGAGAGATGACTACAGAGATATCCTgtgtttaaaatttatttaaatgataggatgttcttttgacttGAACTATCAGAATACAGCACAGACAGGGACTGTGGATTACATCttgaccctactcatacatatgtaaatacacaaaaacacaagttATCTCCCCATGTCTTGAgtttttgcaggatgtttaaccctttctggccatgcgtcACAAACACAGATCCTGCTTCACTTCTTTCCCTACATGGGTGTTGTTACACTGCTGGTGCGATCCATCCAGAGCTGGATTTCCATAGAGCTGACAAAGTAAGAGCCAAATTTTACTCTGACACACAGAGCAAAGCCACGAGCTTCAGGAAGTTAGTATCCCTTTGTACCAGCGTAATCGAGCACAGGATTTGGCCATTGTTTGTAAATGCTTTGGCCTCCCTTGCAGTGAAAAGTTCTGTAGAAACATGAGGTTATTTCTGCAAAGCACTGAGCAGTTAGCTACTGCCCAGACCATAAAACCAGTTCCCTCTAGCTTGCCAGTAACTTTTGGTTTGGACAGTCACTGCGTCACTAGTAAGTGCAAACTTATAAAAACCCTTTAGCTACGGAAGGGGAAAATTCTTATCATTGTGCGTTGTGGTCAAGGCAGCTaccaggagccggccctgaataccaTGTTGCTATGCTACTTAAAGACACAGCCTCTGGACTAGACAGTCAGATTCATATGGCACTACAGCTTACACCCCATTGATGGGCTACATAGCACCATGCGGACAATGAGACACCCGTGCCAGAGTTTGTGGATGGGGATTGGAATATGTGGTCTCTCTTCTATTTAAATCTGCTCCTAAGCATATTTCCCATCATCACCATGACTCTTCCTTAACCCAACAGCGATCAGTCAAGCCAGATAGCTTCACAAGCTCCTCTTCAAACTCAGCCATGTGTCTGCCTATTTCTAGCCAAATAAAGAAAAACGTGGCCTGGAATGAAACAAAATGATATATTGGCCATGACACAGCAGCGCATCTACAGCGAAAGGGATCATCCAGCTAATGCCACACAGAGAAAGCAAGTGGGATAGCGGAGATGAATGTCActgcctcccccctcctctctctttcttaTTGGGCAGGGTTGGTGAAAGAAGATACTCCACCCCTTGCAGACTATGGGGCAGCAGTGAGGTGGCCAGCCTGCCGGCAGCTTCGTAATTCCCCATTCACCACTTGCACATGTAAAAGTTCAAACTCACTCCTGAAGTTACAGCAAATTTTGAGCTGCAGAGTATTATGGCAACTccgccaggccccagcccaatGGGTATAGCAGGTGGGACAAGGCTCTTTACAATACTCTCATTGAACGAGAGACTGGGATCTTTAAACCTGCCTGCTGTTGTGTAAATGCAGGCACCAAATGCTTAGGCTTACAGGCAATCAGAGGCACAGGCAGACTGCCGGAATGAGGCAAGCCACTTCTCAGTTGAACAGCAAAGGAAGGGCTAAGACAAGATACAACTCTGTTCCCAGCTAATTCAATGGTAACACGCCCAGACTTGCACAGAAGCAGGAGGGGCACCCAGAAACCCAAGAGTTCCACAGGCAACATCAGAGTTGTGTGCCGAGGTGCAGTCCCTGCAGAGGGGGACGCACGCAGGAAGACGCCTGCCTCTGTTGGTCAGTCTGGGAGCTGTACTGGGTATCCCATGCAGCCCTCAATGGATAGAAGCTATAAAATGGACTTCCTGAGATGGCAATAAGTGGTAAGTATTGCTCAGCCTGCCCTGGAAACATAAGAATACAGAGCCTCGTATGTTATCCACACTGCTCCTTGtcccacaggactctgctgctcACTACAGAGACAGGTCAGAACTACAACAGGAGACAATACTATGAGCATAGCACCTCTGTCCTCACAATACTTATTGTTGGAGCTGCGGGTGGAGGAAAAGTCAGGAGAATTTTCTCCCCCTGAAGCGCTCAGTGATTACCCAGCCAAGCAATGCACTGAGCCCTCCCTGGATAATGTGCATTAGTATTTGCTAATATACTGATGCACTGTTCACCTCATTCTGCAACTTCAGAGCCTCTCGGTAGTTTCCTCTATCCACCCATGAATTTCACAAGACTCACTAGACACCTCCCGGCCTGTCTATGATGAAAGCAGCTACAGATGGAGGCATTTCACTTTATGGACCAGGGAAGCTCTCTGCACCATTCTCCTCCACTCTCAGCTCCATAACACTtgtagaagagaaaataaaatgtgaCAAGTGCGACGGCTAACAGTGTCCATCAATGTTCAGTGCAGGCAGATGCTGTCTGCCCTGCTCAGCACAAGAGAGTCAGCCACTGCAGCATTAATGGTCACTTTTGCCATTTCGAAGCCCACTGAGCAGAAGTTTGTTCAGCTGTTTCTCAAGGTCTGAGCCTATGAAAAGGGGAGGAATTTGGTGGTTTTTACAATAGAGCCAAAGGGTTCTTCCCTTAGACATTGCCCTGAGATGGTGGTCCAGGCAGACGGAGCTGGGGGCACCCTAGCCACTATTTGCCATTATTAGAGGAGAAATAGCCACAAATTAGTCACACTTCATTTTTTTACAAAGAACTTCATTCTAGGCACAGAATTATCTGGTGCTGCAGATTGCTGGGTAATGAAGATTCAAAGCAAATAATACCAGGGTTTCATTACAATGCAGCTGGCAGCTTTTTAAAACCTTAGCTGAAAGGAGGGGAGGCACAAGATGGTTATTCCATCATTATAAGGCAGATGACACCAGGAAGCAATGAAAAAGCAGCAAGCTCCTTTCAGCCCACACTCAGATATGTCCTTTGCCcagtgggccaaatccagccctcagttatgctggtgtaacacTTTAGCACGGCTGCACCAGTGTAACACAAGACACTTTTGCTAGATGTGTCTCAAGACCACCTGCTTAAGGCGCTACCTCTCACTCCTAAGCAGCCTGTGCTGTAGGCAATTTCAACGTAAGGAAACTGGAAGACAGTCATGTGACATAGGGAACAATGCGACAGACACAAACTCTACACCAGAGAATGTGCTGAGTCAGATTGTTAGGAGAGAATGGGCTTGTTTAATTGGAAGCACTGTGGTTTCTTTAAATTGAAAACTATATTTCAGGTTTATCTGCCTCTGCCTTAAGATATTGCCAAGTGGGTTTTGAATACAAAAGACTTActtttttttcaataaataacaagattttaaaatcatcattCCTATGGCTGAATAAAAGTTGATTCTCCCATCTCAGAATTCTTCTCCCAACGCGCCAAGAGCCACTGGGTATCCAAGGGTCCTAGTGGCCTTCTGGAAGGGATTTTCAATACTGCACATTCTCCCTTCTTCTGCAGCTTTGGCCTTCCATCAGTACGGTTCCTCCTCATCCGTGTCCTGGACAGAAAGTATTGGGAGAGCGAGATTAGGCACGAAGACATGAAACAATTCAGATGTTCAGCACAGACATGAGCTGGGCCAGTTCAGACAAGAGATTAAGTGTTTCCCAGAAGCTGCTCATTTTGAAAAAGCCAGCACTCCTGCAAAGGCCTTAGGCCTAGTGTCTCTATACGAGTCTGCAGTCAAATCCTTCTGGCATGTCACTGAGGAGCCCAGTTAAACTGGCACTGCAAGAAATTCACGTGGAGCAGGTTTAAGAGAAGTAACAACCAAACCTCAAGCACAAGGCACCTGCCACACCAACCCCCAAGCACT harbors:
- the LOC101932619 gene encoding uncharacterized protein LOC101932619 isoform X1 — encoded protein: MPLTSTDPVRGLPLWCCWEGREGKPALLALMSRSGGSMTLPAAWGDLAPGLALAVEQLHGPSLWREGTALAPQVLVTFCEGAGLGVQHFVQSEGGEGPCLWEGSRVCQAGCGEGVGLWVGRDVSRMSRPRQHCCSLHCAGFFSSGLIPLPSLVPAENGGVLAGRVITCPKLKARLGDSVLLECFFQSLVPGDWNVTKVDWIHMPENSTQVEEMVFYYYSNHSVPVGRFRPRVQWLGDVARKNGSVRLQDVQADDSGTYTCEIRVFGRSSVFKNYTVLHVASAGRRGSGFAGAQYSESSGSSGWGAILGYVCATTFLALLLGLGLKKFLQKQRPMESGPLSRSRDDGSRDKGEEGIYSLILCAEMLQAGQEAELGSRTDTTYITMRPSAAFHGAGTALLENSVYVQLQRKKIPVEWLDEGRLCNEGAQESKKTCEKSNCPEEEFPCALDGGKAPLSPAWHDS
- the LOC101932619 gene encoding uncharacterized protein LOC101932619 isoform X2, yielding MPLTSTDPVRGLPLWCCWEGREGKPALLALMSRSGGSMTLPAAWGDLAPGLALAVEQLHGPSLWREGTALAPQVLVTFCEGAGLGVQHFVQSEGGEGPCLWEGSRVCQAGCGEGVGLWVGRDVSRMSRPRQHCCSLHCAGFFSSGLIPLPSLVPAENGGVLAGRVITCPKLKARLGDSVLLECFFQSLVPGDWNVTKVDWIHMPENSTQVEEMVFYYYSNHSVPVGRFRPRVQWLGDVARKNGSVRLQDVQADDSGTYTCEIRVFGRSSVFKNYTVLHVASAGRRGSGFAGAQYSESSGSSGWGAILGYVCATTFLALLLGLGLKKFLQKQRPMESGPLSRSRDDGSRDKGERPSAAFHGAGTALLENSVYVQLQRKKIPVEWLDEGRLCNEGAQESKKTCEKSNCPEEEFPCALDGGKAPLSPAWHDS